In a single window of the Nocardioides sp. L-11A genome:
- the sucD gene encoding succinate--CoA ligase subunit alpha, with protein sequence MSIYLNKDSRIIVQGITGGMGAKHTALMLDSGATIVGGVNSRKAGTTVTHKDASGADVELPVFGTVAEAMKETGANVSVLFVPPAFTKDAAIEAIDAEMPLIVVITEGVPVQDTAEVWSYLQGKSTRMIGPNCPGIITPGESLAGITPHTIAGKGPVGLVSKSGTLTYQMMYELRDFGFSTAIGIGGDPIVGTTHIDALQAFEEDPETKVIVMIGEIGGDAEERAADYIKANITKPVVGYVAGFTAPEGKTMGHAGAIVSGSAGTAQAKKDALEAVGVKVGKTPSETAALAREILQAL encoded by the coding sequence ATGAGCATCTACCTCAACAAGGACAGCAGGATCATCGTCCAGGGCATCACCGGCGGCATGGGTGCCAAGCACACCGCCCTGATGCTCGACTCCGGCGCGACCATCGTCGGCGGCGTCAACTCGCGCAAGGCCGGCACCACGGTCACCCACAAGGACGCCAGCGGCGCCGACGTGGAGCTGCCCGTCTTCGGTACCGTCGCGGAGGCGATGAAGGAGACCGGCGCCAACGTGTCGGTGCTCTTCGTCCCGCCGGCGTTCACCAAGGACGCCGCGATCGAGGCCATCGACGCGGAGATGCCGCTGATCGTGGTCATCACCGAGGGCGTCCCGGTCCAGGACACGGCCGAGGTCTGGTCCTACCTGCAGGGTAAGTCCACGCGGATGATCGGCCCGAACTGCCCCGGCATCATCACGCCGGGCGAGTCGCTGGCCGGCATCACGCCGCACACCATCGCGGGCAAGGGCCCGGTCGGTCTCGTGTCGAAGTCGGGCACGCTGACCTACCAGATGATGTACGAGCTGCGTGACTTCGGCTTCTCGACCGCCATCGGCATCGGCGGCGACCCGATCGTCGGCACGACGCACATCGACGCGCTCCAGGCCTTCGAGGAGGACCCGGAGACCAAGGTGATCGTGATGATCGGCGAGATCGGCGGCGACGCCGAGGAGCGGGCTGCCGACTACATCAAGGCCAACATCACCAAGCCGGTCGTCGGCTACGTCGCGGGCTTCACCGCCCCCGAGGGTAAGACCATGGGTCACGCCGGCGCCATCGTGTCCGGCTCCGCGGGCACCGCCCAGGCGAAGAAGGACGCGCTCGAGGCCGTCGGCGTCAAGGTCGGCAAGACGCCGTCCGAGACCGCCGCGCTGGCCCGGGAGATCCTCCAGGCGCTCTGA
- a CDS encoding peptidoglycan DD-metalloendopeptidase family protein encodes MGNHRADHTAPRPETTLGSPSPSSPGYVGKRAARRVTEETPSTYVGKRVARVAEPAATPAPVLPAATIAPVVPVARPVVEPAATISEPTLAVEAVTPARTLDRMPTVELPALRDIPLADGLSDSSTTLRAIQPAGKRRAVRHAGARGPLFRGLPTLPVAVGVATIAVAVGGVVASADPQLASATDRLTSPNALTGSFGSAAVGDRAQTVSRDSDRDAIAQAAGSDIVAEAERSAAKRNTALTSLAADAEKMSAEIVLNKWMLPLASYRLTATFGEYGLWSSYHTGLDFAAPSGTPIRAITNGTVTSAGYDGAYGNKTVLTLEDGTELWFCHQSAFNVSAGDTVRTGDLLGYVGSTGNVTGPHLHLEVRPGGGDPVDPDAALRQHGITP; translated from the coding sequence ATGGGTAACCACCGAGCGGACCACACCGCGCCGCGCCCGGAAACGACCCTCGGCTCCCCCTCCCCCAGCTCTCCCGGCTACGTCGGCAAGCGCGCCGCGCGCCGCGTCACCGAGGAGACCCCCTCGACGTACGTCGGCAAGCGGGTCGCCCGGGTTGCCGAGCCGGCTGCGACACCCGCCCCGGTCCTGCCGGCCGCCACGATCGCGCCCGTCGTCCCCGTCGCCCGTCCGGTCGTCGAGCCGGCGGCCACGATCAGCGAGCCGACCCTGGCTGTCGAGGCGGTGACCCCCGCACGCACCCTCGACCGGATGCCCACCGTCGAGCTCCCCGCGCTGCGCGACATCCCGCTGGCCGACGGCCTGTCCGACTCCTCGACGACGCTGCGCGCGATCCAGCCCGCCGGCAAGCGTCGCGCCGTCCGGCACGCCGGTGCCCGCGGCCCGCTGTTCCGCGGCCTGCCCACACTGCCCGTCGCCGTCGGGGTCGCCACGATCGCGGTCGCGGTCGGCGGCGTCGTCGCCTCGGCCGACCCGCAGCTGGCCTCCGCGACCGACCGCCTCACCTCCCCCAACGCCCTCACCGGCTCCTTCGGCAGCGCCGCGGTCGGCGACCGCGCGCAGACCGTGAGCCGCGACTCCGATCGCGACGCGATCGCCCAGGCCGCCGGCTCCGACATCGTCGCCGAGGCGGAGCGCTCCGCCGCCAAGCGGAACACCGCTCTCACCAGCCTGGCCGCCGACGCCGAGAAGATGTCCGCCGAGATCGTGCTGAACAAGTGGATGCTGCCACTCGCCAGCTACCGCCTGACCGCCACCTTCGGCGAGTACGGCCTGTGGTCCAGCTACCACACCGGCCTCGACTTCGCCGCCCCCAGCGGCACCCCGATCCGCGCCATCACCAACGGCACGGTCACCTCCGCCGGCTACGACGGCGCCTACGGCAACAAGACGGTGCTCACCCTCGAGGACGGCACCGAGCTCTGGTTCTGCCACCAGAGCGCCTTCAACGTCTCCGCCGGCGACACCGTCCGCACCGGCGACCTGCTCGGGTACGTCGGCAGCACCGGCAACGTCACCGGCCCGCACCTCCACCTGGAGGTCCGCCCCGGCGGTGGCGACCCGGTCGACCCCGACGCCGCGCTGCGCCAGCACGGCATCACGCCGTAG
- a CDS encoding M15 family metallopeptidase encodes MRRVAALLAATLLLAGCAEGPTAEPPADPSAPSSPPSAGPRPTPSDPGPAYSEWELGVHVLPRTPDGYGEIRPTPKPLRHRLFPTTDLLPPPVDGEFHADVGPVTEAIRERMGETWSPACPVGLADLAYVTVTFRGFDGAAHTGELVLAAAEADDVVSVFRALFAAGYPIEEMRLPTTADLEAEPTGDGNDTAALVCRAARGQTSWSAHAYGLAIDVNPFLNPYHKGDVVLPERASAYLDRARTQPGIIHAGDLVVREFARIGWSWGGSWSSLKDYQHFSATGR; translated from the coding sequence GTGAGGCGGGTCGCCGCCCTCCTCGCGGCGACGCTGCTGCTCGCCGGGTGCGCCGAAGGGCCGACGGCCGAGCCTCCGGCGGACCCGTCCGCCCCGTCGAGCCCCCCGTCGGCGGGTCCGCGGCCCACCCCGAGCGACCCCGGTCCGGCGTACTCCGAGTGGGAGCTCGGCGTCCACGTCCTGCCCCGCACCCCCGACGGGTACGGCGAGATCCGGCCGACCCCGAAGCCGCTGCGGCACCGGCTGTTCCCGACGACGGACCTGCTGCCGCCGCCCGTCGACGGCGAGTTCCACGCGGACGTCGGCCCGGTCACCGAGGCGATCCGGGAGCGGATGGGGGAGACCTGGTCGCCGGCATGCCCGGTGGGGCTGGCCGACCTGGCGTATGTCACCGTCACCTTCCGCGGCTTCGACGGCGCGGCGCACACCGGCGAGCTGGTGCTCGCGGCGGCGGAGGCCGACGACGTGGTCTCGGTGTTCCGGGCGCTGTTCGCCGCCGGCTACCCGATCGAGGAGATGCGGCTGCCGACCACCGCCGACCTGGAGGCCGAGCCGACCGGCGACGGCAACGACACCGCCGCGCTGGTCTGCCGGGCCGCCCGCGGCCAGACCTCGTGGTCGGCCCACGCCTACGGCCTGGCGATCGACGTCAACCCGTTCCTCAACCCGTACCACAAGGGCGACGTCGTGCTGCCCGAGCGCGCGTCGGCGTACCTCGACCGAGCCCGGACCCAGCCCGGCATCATCCACGCCGGCGACCTGGTGGTCCGGGAGTTCGCCCGGATCGGCTGGAGCTGGGGCGGGTCGTGGAGCTCGCTGAAGGACTATCAGCACTTCTCGGCGACCGGTCGCTGA
- the pcrA gene encoding DNA helicase PcrA has product MIDSATPPALTAEALLEGLNDPQREAVRHEGAPLLVVAGAGSGKTRVLTRRIAWTIAVRKAHPGSILAITFTNKAAAEMKERVAELIGNRARIMWVSTFHSACVRILRKEVEHLGYERLKSNFSIYDTADQKRLIQLVCSDLDLDPRKFQPGPVLHWISNQKNELREPDEVAAEAKNSIDETYAAAYTSYQRRLREANAMDFDDLIMETVRLFQLKPEVRETYRRRFRHLLVDEYQDTNHAQYALIHQLCGQDLEEHDPTTLDGLPAHRVPPAELMVVGDADQSIYAFRGADIRNIMDFEKDFPDARTVLLEQNYRSTQTILTAANAVIERNESRKPKRLWSDAGDGEKIVGYVADDEHDEARFVSGEIDRLTDDRQLGLRPSDVAVFYRTNAQSRVFEEIFVRTGMPYKVVGGTRFYDRKEIRDALAYLRVLVNPDDQVSLRRIVNTPRRGIGQRAEAAIGAFAERERITYWEALQRAGEAPGLATRSQTSIESFVKLLQELQQMVEARERPDVILETVLDRSGYLVTLENSDDMQDETRLEYLAELVAVAREFAEDPVAGPSADPSDVDAGILEPGLADFLERVALVADADQIPDAPDDDPDAPEDQGVVTLMTLHTAKGLEFPVVFLTGMEDGVFPHSRALGDRPELEEERRLAYVGITRARQRLYVSRAMVRSAWGAPAMNPGSRFLGELPVDLVDWRRTEADQTRWSRPSYDSGRSGGPGGAGDYAGNRFGQPTAAGRRNFSSAAARADAASKSKPSRPIPVLAPGDKVTHDSFGLGTVVSVEGAAEKSVASIDFGSDGVKRLLLRYAPVEKL; this is encoded by the coding sequence ATGATCGACTCCGCAACGCCTCCGGCCCTCACCGCAGAAGCCCTCCTCGAGGGACTCAACGACCCCCAGCGCGAGGCCGTGCGACACGAGGGCGCGCCGCTGCTCGTCGTCGCCGGTGCGGGCTCGGGCAAGACCCGGGTGCTGACCCGGCGGATCGCGTGGACCATCGCCGTGCGCAAGGCGCACCCCGGCTCGATCCTGGCGATCACCTTCACCAACAAGGCCGCCGCAGAGATGAAGGAGCGGGTGGCCGAGCTGATCGGCAACCGCGCCCGGATCATGTGGGTGAGCACGTTCCACTCCGCGTGCGTGCGGATCTTGCGCAAGGAGGTCGAGCACCTCGGCTACGAGCGGCTCAAGTCGAACTTCTCGATCTACGACACCGCTGATCAGAAGCGCCTGATCCAGCTGGTCTGCAGCGACCTCGACCTCGACCCCCGCAAGTTCCAGCCGGGGCCGGTGCTGCACTGGATCAGCAACCAGAAGAACGAGCTGCGCGAGCCCGACGAGGTCGCGGCCGAGGCCAAGAACTCGATCGACGAGACGTACGCCGCGGCGTACACCTCCTATCAGCGACGGCTGCGCGAGGCCAACGCGATGGACTTCGACGACCTGATCATGGAGACGGTCCGACTGTTCCAGCTCAAGCCGGAGGTCCGCGAGACCTACCGGCGGCGGTTCCGGCACCTCCTGGTCGACGAGTACCAGGACACCAACCACGCGCAGTACGCCCTCATCCACCAGCTCTGCGGCCAGGACCTCGAGGAGCACGACCCGACCACCCTCGACGGGCTGCCCGCCCACCGGGTGCCGCCAGCCGAGCTGATGGTCGTCGGCGACGCGGACCAGTCGATCTACGCCTTCCGGGGCGCCGACATCCGCAACATCATGGACTTCGAGAAGGACTTCCCGGACGCGCGCACCGTCCTGCTCGAGCAGAACTACCGCTCCACGCAGACCATCCTCACCGCGGCCAACGCGGTCATCGAGCGCAACGAGAGCCGCAAGCCCAAGCGGCTGTGGTCCGACGCCGGCGACGGCGAGAAGATCGTCGGGTACGTCGCCGACGACGAGCACGACGAGGCGCGGTTCGTCTCCGGGGAGATCGACAGGCTCACCGACGACCGACAGCTGGGCCTGCGCCCCTCCGACGTGGCGGTGTTCTACCGCACCAACGCCCAGTCCCGGGTGTTCGAGGAGATCTTCGTCCGCACCGGCATGCCCTACAAGGTCGTCGGCGGGACCCGCTTCTACGACCGCAAGGAGATCCGCGACGCGCTGGCCTACCTGCGGGTGCTGGTCAACCCCGACGACCAGGTCTCCCTGCGCCGCATCGTCAACACCCCGCGCCGCGGGATCGGCCAGCGGGCCGAGGCCGCCATCGGGGCCTTCGCCGAGCGGGAGCGGATCACCTACTGGGAGGCGCTCCAGCGCGCCGGAGAGGCTCCCGGCCTGGCCACGCGCAGCCAGACCAGCATCGAGTCGTTCGTGAAGCTGCTGCAGGAGCTGCAGCAGATGGTCGAGGCCCGCGAGCGGCCCGACGTGATCCTCGAGACCGTGCTCGACCGATCCGGCTACCTCGTCACCCTCGAGAACTCCGACGACATGCAGGACGAGACCCGGCTGGAGTACCTCGCCGAGCTCGTCGCCGTGGCCCGCGAGTTCGCCGAGGACCCGGTCGCCGGCCCGTCGGCCGACCCCTCCGACGTCGACGCCGGCATCCTCGAGCCCGGTCTCGCCGACTTCCTCGAGCGGGTCGCCCTCGTCGCCGACGCCGACCAGATCCCCGATGCGCCGGACGACGACCCGGACGCCCCCGAGGACCAGGGCGTCGTCACGTTGATGACCCTCCACACCGCCAAGGGCCTGGAGTTCCCGGTCGTCTTCCTCACCGGCATGGAGGACGGCGTGTTCCCGCACTCGCGCGCCCTCGGCGACCGCCCGGAGCTCGAGGAGGAGCGACGGCTGGCGTACGTCGGCATCACCCGCGCCCGCCAGCGGCTCTACGTCTCGCGCGCCATGGTCCGCTCCGCCTGGGGCGCCCCCGCCATGAATCCCGGCTCCCGCTTCCTCGGCGAGCTCCCCGTCGACCTCGTCGACTGGCGCCGCACCGAGGCCGACCAGACCCGCTGGTCGCGGCCGTCGTACGACTCCGGGCGCTCGGGCGGCCCCGGGGGTGCGGGCGACTACGCCGGCAACCGCTTCGGCCAGCCGACCGCCGCCGGTCGTCGCAACTTCAGCTCCGCCGCCGCCCGCGCCGACGCCGCCTCCAAGTCCAAGCCGTCGCGCCCCATCCCCGTCCTCGCCCCCGGTGACAAGGTCACCCACGACTCGTTCGGCCTCGGCACCGTCGTCTCGGTCGAGGGCGCCGCGGAGAAGTCCGTCGCGTCGATCGACTTCGGCTCCGACGGCGTCAAGCGGCTGCTGCTCCGCTACGCGCCGGTGGAGAAGCTGTAG
- a CDS encoding SigE family RNA polymerase sigma factor, with translation MDAHEFDEFYAASFRRVAGQVYAMIGDLDEATDCTQEAFARAWAHRRRLNRADHPEAWVRTTAYRLAVSRWRRRKRGERSPDRALQHHGVAAAVDESHVALVAALRRLPEAQRQALVLHHIADLPVQQVAAEVGVPEGTIKARLSRGRAALAALLTEEPGLTGGGATHA, from the coding sequence GTGGACGCGCACGAGTTCGACGAGTTCTACGCGGCCTCGTTCCGCCGGGTGGCCGGACAGGTCTACGCGATGATCGGCGACCTGGACGAGGCCACCGACTGCACGCAGGAGGCCTTCGCCCGGGCCTGGGCGCACCGGCGCCGGCTGAACCGCGCCGACCACCCCGAGGCGTGGGTCCGCACCACCGCCTACCGGCTCGCCGTGAGCCGCTGGCGTCGCCGCAAGCGCGGCGAGCGGTCCCCCGATCGGGCACTGCAGCACCACGGCGTCGCCGCCGCGGTCGACGAGTCCCACGTGGCGCTCGTCGCCGCGCTGCGCCGGCTGCCCGAGGCCCAGCGCCAGGCGCTGGTCCTCCACCACATCGCCGATCTCCCGGTCCAGCAGGTCGCGGCCGAGGTCGGCGTACCGGAGGGAACGATCAAGGCCCGGCTGAGCCGGGGGCGGGCGGCGCTCGCCGCCCTCCTCACCGAGGAGCCCGGCCTCACGGGAGGAGGCGCGACCCATGCCTGA
- a CDS encoding PspC domain-containing protein, with protein MSTAATTPLPPPGAPAPQDAGTARDVRRAWRDLRDPMIGGVAAGLAAHLGVSVRIVRAAFVITTVIGGFGVLTYAALWALLPAGPPPELLAPGLASASRDGRRPGRSRRFSDIGPIVTLAVLGVGAIFATEAVLGTGWWVWPLGIAVVGVALLWRQADEAQRERWLDATDRVDPVRVFLGGGGWAAWARIAAGVGLVVVALVLFTLRDGSLSVARDAVIAVLLALGGLVIVLGPLVYRLLTELSDERAERVRTQERADVAAHLHDSVLQTLALIQKNPADATRLARAQERDLRAWLYAGESMDEATVASALRAAAAEIEDAYGITVDVVAVGDCDYDESARPIVQAAREATTNAAKHAGVPRVDVYAEITAAGIDVFVRDRGAGFDPDATPEDRLGVRRSIIDRMERHGGRAEVRSAPGEGTEIRLHLDHTPDPSKTKETHE; from the coding sequence ATGAGCACCGCCGCGACCACTCCGCTGCCGCCGCCCGGCGCACCCGCGCCCCAGGACGCGGGCACGGCCAGGGACGTCCGGCGGGCCTGGCGCGACCTGCGCGACCCGATGATCGGCGGCGTCGCCGCCGGGCTGGCCGCGCACCTCGGTGTGTCGGTCCGGATCGTCCGGGCGGCCTTCGTCATCACCACGGTCATCGGCGGCTTCGGTGTCCTCACCTACGCCGCCCTGTGGGCGCTGCTGCCCGCCGGCCCGCCGCCCGAGCTGCTGGCGCCCGGCCTCGCGAGCGCGTCGCGCGACGGCCGCCGCCCCGGCCGCTCCCGGCGCTTCTCCGACATCGGCCCGATCGTCACGCTCGCCGTCCTCGGCGTGGGCGCGATCTTCGCCACCGAGGCCGTCCTCGGCACCGGCTGGTGGGTCTGGCCCCTGGGCATCGCCGTGGTCGGCGTCGCCCTGCTGTGGCGGCAGGCCGACGAGGCGCAGCGCGAGCGCTGGCTCGACGCGACCGACCGGGTCGACCCGGTGCGGGTGTTCCTCGGCGGGGGCGGCTGGGCCGCCTGGGCCCGGATCGCGGCCGGCGTCGGCCTGGTCGTGGTCGCGCTCGTCCTCTTCACCCTGCGCGACGGCTCGCTGAGCGTGGCCCGCGACGCCGTCATCGCCGTACTGCTGGCCCTCGGCGGACTCGTGATCGTGCTCGGGCCGCTGGTCTACCGGCTGCTCACCGAGCTCAGTGACGAGCGGGCGGAGCGGGTCCGCACCCAGGAGCGCGCCGACGTGGCCGCCCACCTCCACGACTCGGTGCTGCAGACCCTGGCCCTGATCCAGAAGAATCCCGCCGACGCCACCCGCCTCGCGCGCGCCCAGGAGCGCGACCTGAGGGCCTGGCTCTACGCCGGCGAGTCGATGGACGAGGCCACGGTGGCCAGTGCGCTGCGGGCCGCCGCCGCCGAGATCGAGGACGCCTACGGCATCACCGTCGACGTGGTCGCGGTCGGCGACTGCGACTACGACGAGTCCGCCCGCCCGATCGTGCAGGCCGCGCGGGAGGCGACCACCAACGCCGCCAAGCACGCTGGGGTCCCGCGCGTCGATGTGTACGCCGAGATCACCGCGGCCGGGATCGACGTCTTCGTGCGCGACCGCGGCGCCGGCTTCGACCCGGACGCCACCCCGGAGGACCGGCTCGGCGTACGACGCAGCATCATCGACCGCATGGAGCGCCACGGCGGCCGGGCCGAGGTCCGGTCCGCTCCCGGCGAGGGCACGGAGATCCGGCTGCACCTCGACCACACTCCCGACCCGTCGAAGACCAAGGAGACCCATGAGTGA
- a CDS encoding PspC domain-containing protein, which translates to MNAPTDSERPGRDPEPGDHGPRVTRDEVRDLARIRRSRDDRKVAGVAAGVARHLDIDPLLVRIAFVVLTFFGGGGLILYGVCWLFVPEEGTEDTVIRVDEGVRTAALIVGGIITVASVVGDTVGGPDFPWPLLLAGLVLIVVLGGKQAIKPSGPTHPWLRGGPPVPPPDGPAAGGTGHPGYSGYPGYRPGPPPAPRRPRDPRRRGPLLFPFTLGLAALGVGILVTLRLAGVDIEPSAYPATVLGVTGLMLLVGAFYGRAGGLILVGLIAAAATAVTSVTGNLAMGQVKPVLQQAADLDRSYDLGVGEILIDLRDIRDLDQLDDQTLSLELGVGHILVLVPENGLNVEARATIDAGEVSMFGKTTSDDFRGDNGTVAGDPTLTIDADLDLGQIEFRSAA; encoded by the coding sequence ATGAACGCACCGACCGACAGCGAGCGTCCGGGCCGGGATCCGGAACCGGGCGACCACGGCCCCCGCGTGACCCGCGACGAGGTCCGCGACCTGGCCCGGATCCGCCGCAGCCGCGACGACCGGAAGGTCGCCGGCGTGGCGGCCGGTGTCGCGCGGCACCTCGACATCGACCCGCTCCTCGTGCGGATCGCCTTCGTGGTGCTCACCTTCTTCGGCGGCGGCGGCCTCATCCTGTACGGCGTGTGCTGGCTGTTCGTGCCCGAGGAGGGCACCGAGGACACGGTGATCCGCGTCGACGAGGGCGTGCGCACGGCAGCCCTCATCGTCGGCGGGATCATCACCGTCGCGTCGGTGGTCGGCGACACCGTCGGCGGCCCGGACTTCCCGTGGCCGCTGCTCCTCGCCGGACTCGTGCTGATCGTGGTGCTGGGCGGCAAGCAGGCGATCAAGCCGAGCGGCCCGACCCATCCCTGGCTACGGGGCGGACCGCCCGTCCCGCCGCCGGACGGCCCTGCCGCGGGCGGCACCGGCCACCCGGGGTACTCGGGCTACCCGGGGTACCGCCCCGGTCCCCCGCCCGCGCCGCGCCGGCCGCGCGACCCGCGGCGCCGTGGCCCGCTGCTCTTCCCGTTCACGCTGGGGCTCGCGGCCCTCGGCGTGGGCATCCTGGTCACCCTCCGCCTCGCGGGCGTCGACATCGAGCCCTCGGCATACCCCGCCACGGTGCTGGGCGTGACCGGCCTGATGCTCCTCGTCGGCGCGTTCTACGGCCGGGCCGGGGGGCTGATCCTGGTCGGCCTGATCGCCGCGGCCGCCACGGCGGTGACGTCGGTGACCGGCAACCTGGCGATGGGGCAGGTCAAGCCGGTGCTGCAGCAGGCCGCCGACCTCGACCGCTCCTACGACCTCGGGGTCGGCGAGATCCTCATCGACCTGCGCGACATCCGCGACCTGGATCAGCTCGACGACCAGACCCTCAGCCTCGAGCTCGGTGTCGGCCACATCCTGGTCCTGGTGCCCGAGAACGGTCTCAACGTCGAGGCCAGGGCGACCATCGACGCCGGCGAGGTCTCCATGTTCGGCAAGACGACGAGCGACGACTTCCGCGGTGACAACGGCACCGTCGCCGGCGACCCCACCCTGACCATCGACGCCGACCTCGACCTCGGCCAGATCGAGTTCCGGAGCGCAGCATGA
- a CDS encoding response regulator transcription factor: MSDPVRVVVVDDHAMFRRGVSAELGATGAGRVEVVAEAADVDEAVAAVQEHRPDVVLLDVHLPGGGGVEVIRRVKDGDVRFLALSVSDAAEDVIGTVRGGARGYVTKTITGPELVDAIARVADGDAVFSPRLAGFVLDAFAGAGLSADLASVDEDLDRLTEREREVMRLIARGYSYKEVAKELFISIKTVETHMSSVLRKLQLSSRHELTRWASDRRLL; encoded by the coding sequence ATGAGTGACCCGGTGCGCGTGGTGGTCGTCGACGACCACGCCATGTTCCGCCGCGGTGTCAGTGCCGAGCTCGGTGCCACGGGCGCCGGCCGGGTCGAGGTCGTGGCCGAGGCCGCCGACGTCGACGAGGCCGTCGCGGCGGTGCAGGAGCACCGGCCCGACGTCGTCCTGCTCGACGTGCACCTGCCCGGCGGGGGCGGTGTCGAGGTGATCCGCCGGGTCAAGGACGGCGATGTGCGCTTCCTCGCGCTGTCGGTCTCCGACGCTGCCGAGGACGTCATCGGCACGGTTCGCGGGGGCGCCCGCGGCTATGTCACCAAGACCATCACCGGTCCCGAGCTGGTCGACGCGATCGCACGGGTGGCCGACGGGGATGCCGTCTTCTCGCCGCGGCTGGCCGGCTTCGTGCTCGACGCCTTCGCCGGCGCGGGTCTCTCCGCCGACCTCGCGAGCGTCGACGAGGACCTCGACCGGCTGACCGAGCGGGAGCGGGAGGTGATGCGACTGATCGCCCGCGGCTACTCCTACAAGGAGGTCGCCAAGGAGCTGTTCATCTCCATCAAGACCGTCGAGACCCACATGTCCTCGGTGCTGCGCAAGCTCCAACTGTCCTCGCGGCACGAGCTGACGCGGTGGGCATCGGACCGCCGGCTGCTGTGA
- the sucC gene encoding ADP-forming succinate--CoA ligase subunit beta: protein MDLMEYQAKELFAKHGVATTLGTVVETAEEARAAAEQIGGVTVIKAQVKAGGRGKAGGVKLAKTADEAFEHASNILGMEIKGLTVNRVLVTPATPPEEEYYFSFLLDRSNRQYLCIASVEGGVEIEEVAKTNPDAVKKIGIDPGQGVDAAKAREIATEAKFPEPVFEQAVKMIEDLYKVFVEEDATLVEVNPLARLAGDKLEALDGKVSLDDNASEVRHPDHEEFEIREEADPLEAKAKDLGLNYVKLDGQVGIIGNGAGLVMSTLDVVAYAGENHGGVKPANFLDIGGGANAQVMANGLDVILNDEQVKSVFVNVFGGITACDEVANGIKGALELLGDKATKPLVVRLDGNNVEQGRAILNELNHPLVTQVDTMDGAADKAAELAHTSGTVA, encoded by the coding sequence GTGGACCTGATGGAGTACCAAGCGAAGGAGCTCTTCGCTAAGCACGGCGTGGCCACCACCCTCGGCACGGTCGTCGAGACCGCCGAGGAGGCGCGGGCGGCGGCGGAGCAGATCGGCGGGGTGACCGTCATCAAGGCGCAGGTCAAGGCCGGCGGTCGCGGCAAGGCCGGCGGCGTCAAGCTCGCCAAGACGGCCGACGAGGCCTTCGAGCACGCCTCCAACATCCTCGGCATGGAGATCAAGGGCCTGACGGTCAACCGCGTCCTGGTCACCCCGGCCACCCCGCCGGAGGAGGAGTACTACTTCTCGTTCCTGCTGGACCGGTCCAACCGCCAGTACCTCTGCATCGCGTCGGTCGAGGGTGGTGTCGAGATCGAGGAGGTCGCGAAGACCAACCCCGACGCCGTCAAGAAGATCGGCATCGACCCGGGCCAGGGCGTCGACGCGGCCAAGGCTCGCGAGATCGCCACCGAGGCGAAGTTCCCCGAGCCCGTCTTCGAGCAGGCCGTGAAGATGATCGAGGACCTCTACAAGGTCTTCGTCGAAGAGGACGCCACCCTCGTCGAGGTCAACCCGCTCGCCCGCCTCGCCGGCGACAAGCTCGAGGCGCTCGACGGCAAGGTGTCGCTCGACGACAACGCCTCCGAGGTCCGCCACCCCGACCACGAGGAGTTCGAGATCCGCGAGGAGGCCGACCCGCTCGAGGCGAAGGCCAAGGACCTCGGTCTCAACTACGTCAAGCTCGACGGCCAGGTCGGCATCATCGGCAACGGCGCGGGTCTCGTGATGAGCACCCTCGACGTCGTCGCGTACGCCGGCGAGAACCACGGCGGCGTCAAGCCCGCCAACTTCCTCGACATTGGTGGCGGCGCCAACGCGCAGGTCATGGCCAACGGCCTCGACGTGATCCTCAACGACGAGCAGGTCAAGTCGGTCTTCGTCAACGTCTTCGGCGGCATCACCGCATGCGACGAGGTCGCCAACGGGATCAAGGGCGCCCTCGAGCTCCTCGGCGACAAGGCCACCAAGCCGCTGGTCGTCCGCCTCGACGGCAACAATGTCGAGCAGGGTCGCGCGATCCTCAACGAGCTGAACCACCCGCTCGTGACCCAGGTCGACACCATGGACGGCGCGGCCGACAAGGCCGCCGAGCTTGCCCACACCAGCGGCACGGTCGCCTGA